One genomic region from Ralstonia pseudosolanacearum encodes:
- a CDS encoding alpha/beta hydrolase family protein, giving the protein MMLRSTLALMATAAACCMSPALAASLPAPYHVGQAVRAFRPDTPRHWRGAPTHALRTTIWYPAGLDAPEVPHDIGEPGRRTFQGHPLAEGAPMSTARPAYPLLLLSHGTAGTADSLDWLAAALAAQGYIVAGVDHPGNNALAPLTREGFRLWWERATDLSQVLDGLLADPVLGPRIDADRIGAVGFSLGGYTVLELAGARTNLPAFEHFCASPDADAICHPPEIRRAQGDARAADAPSPETAASLARAGASYRDTRVRAVFAIAPALGMAFGDTAFAEVRIPVALIAGTADVTAPVDTNIRRIGKLLPGASMELIPGAAHYTFLDTCLPPLVERLARVCKEAPGVDRDTVHAQTIGRALAFFTASLPASRPP; this is encoded by the coding sequence ATGATGCTGCGCTCAACCCTGGCCCTCATGGCAACGGCCGCCGCATGCTGCATGAGCCCCGCGCTGGCGGCGAGCCTGCCTGCCCCCTACCACGTGGGCCAGGCCGTGCGCGCGTTCCGCCCCGATACGCCCCGCCACTGGCGCGGCGCACCAACCCACGCCCTGCGGACCACGATCTGGTACCCCGCCGGCCTCGATGCGCCGGAAGTCCCGCACGACATCGGCGAGCCGGGTCGCCGGACCTTCCAGGGCCATCCGCTGGCCGAAGGCGCGCCGATGTCGACCGCGCGCCCGGCATATCCGTTGCTCCTGCTGTCGCACGGCACCGCAGGCACCGCCGACAGCCTGGACTGGCTGGCCGCCGCGCTGGCCGCGCAGGGCTACATCGTGGCGGGCGTCGACCACCCCGGCAACAACGCGCTGGCGCCGCTGACCCGAGAAGGCTTCCGGCTCTGGTGGGAGCGTGCCACCGACCTCAGCCAGGTGCTCGACGGCCTGCTGGCCGATCCGGTGCTCGGCCCCCGCATCGACGCGGACCGGATCGGCGCGGTGGGCTTCTCGCTGGGCGGCTACACAGTGCTGGAGCTGGCCGGAGCGCGCACCAACCTGCCGGCGTTCGAGCACTTCTGCGCGTCACCCGACGCCGATGCGATCTGCCACCCACCGGAGATACGGCGTGCCCAGGGCGACGCGCGCGCAGCCGATGCGCCGTCGCCGGAAACCGCCGCCTCGCTGGCGCGCGCCGGTGCGTCCTATCGGGACACGCGCGTCAGGGCCGTCTTCGCCATCGCGCCAGCACTGGGCATGGCGTTCGGCGACACCGCATTCGCGGAGGTCCGGATCCCGGTGGCGCTAATCGCCGGTACCGCCGACGTTACAGCGCCGGTGGACACCAACATCCGCCGCATCGGCAAGCTTCTGCCCGGTGCCAGCATGGAACTGATACCGGGCGCGGCGCACTACACCTTCCTCGACACCTGCCTGCCACCCCTGGTCGAGCGCCTGGCCCGGGTCTGCAAGGAGGCTCCCGGTGTCGACCGCGATACCGTGCATGCCCAGACGATCGGGCGTGCGCTTGCGTTTTTCACCGCGTCGCTGCCGGCCTCGCGGCCGCCTTGA
- a CDS encoding VOC family protein: MSVQLNHTIVWCHDKARSTRFLREILDLPEPVPFGQMLVVQLDNGVSLDFIDRDGPIAKQHYAFLIGEDAFDAVFARVRKMGLTYWADPGKRLAGETYAHNGGRGFYFDDPDGHFLEVMTRPYDLAS, encoded by the coding sequence ATGAGCGTGCAACTGAATCACACCATCGTCTGGTGCCACGACAAGGCGCGATCGACGCGCTTTCTGCGGGAGATCCTCGACCTCCCGGAGCCCGTGCCGTTCGGGCAGATGCTGGTGGTCCAGCTCGACAACGGCGTCTCGCTCGATTTCATCGACAGAGACGGGCCGATCGCCAAGCAGCACTACGCCTTCCTGATCGGCGAAGACGCGTTCGACGCGGTCTTCGCGCGGGTGCGGAAGATGGGGCTGACGTACTGGGCCGACCCGGGCAAGCGGCTCGCCGGCGAGACCTATGCGCATAACGGCGGGCGCGGTTTCTACTTCGATGATCCGGACGGGCATTTCCTTGAGGTGATGACGCGGCCTTATGACCTGGCGTCGTAG
- a CDS encoding PGDYG domain-containing protein — translation MPPMSTLADLDLRTDPAARRFVKDETVGVEFAADAGELMSLEGPNRYARGDALVTGSTGDRWVVSRERFDTKYVPAATGLAHGQPGPYRNRPSVVLARQMDAPFSIARSAAGDMLRGQAGDWVMQYAPGDYGVVQAQRFAKVYRPAD, via the coding sequence ATGCCGCCGATGTCCACCCTCGCCGATCTCGATCTCCGCACCGATCCCGCCGCACGCCGCTTCGTCAAGGACGAAACGGTCGGCGTCGAATTTGCCGCCGACGCCGGCGAGTTGATGAGCCTCGAAGGCCCCAACCGCTATGCGCGCGGCGACGCCCTCGTCACCGGTTCGACTGGCGACCGCTGGGTCGTCTCGCGCGAGCGCTTCGACACGAAATACGTGCCGGCCGCGACCGGACTCGCCCACGGCCAGCCGGGGCCGTATCGCAACCGCCCCTCCGTCGTGCTGGCCAGGCAGATGGACGCGCCCTTCTCCATTGCCCGCTCCGCCGCCGGCGACATGCTGCGCGGCCAGGCCGGCGACTGGGTCATGCAATACGCCCCGGGCGACTACGGCGTGGTGCAGGCCCAGCGCTTCGCCAAGGTGTACCGCCCGGCCGACTGA
- a CDS encoding sce7726 family protein: MLLDATLLSALSRLFSAGVFRELASKGRSPLFAELLTLTGLFGSKRTSRETVASAFDAAFACLRKAGIRDEYVYRAALTHNILLGRHSLNTASLLTEFRVGPCKADLAILNGTSTVYEIKSDRDSLARLANQVENYQKVFAKVYVIAGDAHVDEIMGTTPEEVGVLTLARWDRIRTVRDAVERPDLLCPITIFESLRSNEARAILKNLNVEIPDVPNTMLWASMRDQFGKLDPADVHQQMVWILKQTRSLASLTPLVERLPLSLQPAALAIQVRRADHERLVEAVHTPLHEAMSWA; this comes from the coding sequence ATGCTACTAGACGCAACACTACTTTCGGCACTGTCGCGCTTGTTCTCTGCCGGGGTATTTCGCGAACTGGCAAGCAAGGGGCGTTCGCCTCTCTTTGCGGAATTGCTGACCCTGACGGGCCTTTTTGGCAGCAAAAGAACATCCAGGGAAACTGTGGCGTCGGCCTTTGACGCTGCGTTCGCCTGCCTGAGGAAAGCCGGAATCCGCGATGAGTATGTGTACCGTGCCGCGTTAACTCACAACATTTTGTTGGGGCGGCACTCACTGAATACGGCGAGTCTGCTCACAGAATTTCGAGTGGGCCCGTGCAAAGCGGATCTCGCGATTCTGAACGGTACGAGCACCGTCTACGAAATTAAGTCGGATCGCGACTCGTTGGCTCGTTTGGCCAATCAAGTTGAAAACTATCAAAAGGTCTTCGCGAAGGTGTACGTGATCGCGGGAGACGCGCATGTTGACGAGATCATGGGAACCACGCCGGAAGAGGTTGGCGTCCTTACCCTTGCTCGCTGGGACCGTATTCGTACCGTGCGCGATGCAGTAGAACGCCCAGATCTCCTCTGTCCGATCACGATCTTTGAGTCGCTGCGGTCGAATGAAGCGCGAGCGATTTTGAAAAACCTAAATGTAGAGATTCCTGACGTTCCTAACACCATGCTTTGGGCATCGATGCGGGATCAATTTGGTAAGCTTGATCCGGCAGACGTGCATCAACAGATGGTCTGGATATTGAAGCAGACTCGTAGCTTGGCATCCCTGACGCCATTGGTCGAACGGTTGCCTTTGTCGCTACAACCGGCAGCGTTGGCGATACAAGTGCGCCGTGCCGATCATGAGCGTCTGGTTGAGGCTGTACACACACCACTCCACGAAGCGATGTCCTGGGCATAA
- a CDS encoding SGNH/GDSL hydrolase family protein codes for MGIVPGTRQRLPFAARWAGVMEHALQAQGHAVRIVEDCLNGRTTVLDDPARPGRNGLHGLAQRIEAHAPLALVILMLGTNDFQAIFRHTAQDAAHGVAQLVRAIRQAPIEPGMPVPPVLIVVPPAITAPAGAMADKFAGAQPKCAGLAQAYRATAQTLGCHLFDANSVTPASRVDGIHLDADQHARLGRAMAQVVGPLLTQ; via the coding sequence TTGGGCATCGTCCCCGGCACCCGGCAACGCCTGCCGTTCGCGGCCCGCTGGGCCGGCGTCATGGAACACGCGCTGCAGGCGCAGGGGCACGCCGTGCGCATCGTCGAAGACTGCCTCAACGGACGCACCACGGTGCTGGACGATCCCGCGCGGCCGGGGCGCAACGGACTGCACGGGCTCGCGCAGCGGATCGAAGCGCACGCCCCGCTCGCCCTGGTCATCCTGATGCTCGGGACCAACGACTTCCAGGCGATCTTCCGGCACACCGCCCAGGACGCGGCGCACGGCGTGGCGCAGCTGGTGCGCGCCATCCGCCAGGCGCCGATCGAGCCCGGCATGCCGGTGCCGCCCGTGCTGATCGTGGTGCCGCCGGCCATCACCGCGCCGGCCGGGGCGATGGCCGACAAATTTGCCGGCGCGCAGCCCAAGTGCGCCGGCCTCGCGCAGGCCTATCGGGCGACGGCGCAAACGCTCGGCTGCCACCTCTTCGATGCGAACAGCGTCACGCCGGCCAGCCGCGTGGACGGCATCCACCTCGATGCCGATCAGCATGCGCGGCTGGGCCGGGCGATGGCGCAGGTCGTTGGACCGCTGCTCACGCAATGA
- a CDS encoding AraC family transcriptional regulator, producing MKPSTARSYGQRIARVVEAILANPGAPHTVESLAAVAHLSPYHFHRIYRALTGESIAATVQRVRLARAAHRLTGAGEPVSTVALDVGYDSPQAFARAFRGFAGVSPSAFHARQQSLSSARSGTGLPHVELIELAPIEAVCLRHDGPIATIGQTFRTLMRTLHADQPPADTPDRIGICCGDPELPDTFRYYAAAVLPARGLPSGSLERARIEGGLYACHRLVGPYALIAPTFEALFGGWLPHSGYAPDDRPALEFYRSPPRPTQQRDGVTDLLIPLRKD from the coding sequence ATGAAACCCAGCACAGCACGCAGCTATGGCCAGCGGATCGCACGTGTCGTCGAGGCGATCCTGGCGAACCCCGGCGCCCCGCACACCGTGGAGAGCTTGGCGGCCGTCGCGCATCTGTCGCCCTATCATTTCCATCGCATCTATCGCGCCCTCACCGGGGAGAGCATTGCCGCCACGGTGCAGCGCGTGCGGCTGGCACGGGCCGCGCATCGCCTGACCGGCGCCGGCGAGCCCGTATCGACGGTCGCGCTCGATGTCGGCTATGACAGCCCGCAGGCGTTCGCGCGGGCATTCCGCGGCTTTGCCGGCGTCAGCCCGAGCGCCTTCCATGCGCGGCAGCAAAGCCTGTCGTCGGCACGGTCCGGAACTGGCCTGCCGCATGTCGAGCTGATCGAACTGGCGCCAATCGAGGCGGTCTGCCTGCGCCACGACGGGCCCATCGCCACCATCGGCCAGACCTTCCGAACGCTGATGCGGACGCTGCACGCAGACCAGCCCCCAGCCGACACGCCGGACCGCATCGGCATCTGCTGCGGCGACCCCGAGTTGCCCGACACCTTCCGCTATTACGCGGCGGCAGTCCTGCCCGCGCGCGGCCTGCCCTCGGGCTCGCTGGAGCGTGCCCGCATCGAAGGCGGCCTCTACGCGTGCCACCGGCTGGTCGGCCCGTATGCGCTGATCGCGCCGACCTTCGAAGCACTGTTCGGCGGCTGGCTGCCCCACAGCGGCTACGCGCCCGACGACCGGCCTGCGCTGGAGTTCTACCGCAGCCCGCCGCGACCCACGCAACAACGGGACGGCGTGACCGATCTGCTGATCCCCCTCCGAAAGGACTGA
- a CDS encoding sce7725 family protein, with protein sequence MYYPYFRGKQFELVTIRETAGLLAASNFVPIIEPVKETLSGLERTLKVICDAKGTAIVIVNPDYGDHAEDGADISTLLNNGFSGAANIAAGILLKEGMSVDDAMGYYEQHNKNNPVFIHAGFAEPKALAEKLGDGLKATPQVFVEKHCGKLYWRHFKGCKRILLRDGFEKRKNADYREVERFSDLHVTFTEEGMDGFGDFSIVGDAYSEGGGPAYAVAIHLTYIDPDQDDVMFIYHFISTTNNTPTDPAGKFGQALAKLIGKLDSGESKLFESEAIAEFRDLHAKKHFPGLGYVKKLSMRHHLETLAHFLV encoded by the coding sequence ATGTACTACCCATACTTTCGAGGGAAGCAATTCGAGCTGGTAACGATTAGGGAAACGGCAGGTCTTCTCGCCGCATCAAACTTCGTGCCAATCATTGAACCGGTGAAAGAAACCTTGAGCGGGCTAGAGCGCACGCTGAAAGTCATCTGCGACGCAAAAGGTACGGCGATTGTCATCGTGAATCCTGACTACGGTGATCACGCCGAGGACGGCGCAGACATATCGACGCTACTCAATAATGGCTTTTCTGGTGCAGCCAATATTGCCGCGGGAATCTTGCTCAAGGAGGGCATGAGTGTTGACGACGCGATGGGGTACTACGAGCAGCACAATAAGAACAATCCTGTCTTCATCCATGCAGGCTTTGCTGAACCAAAGGCGTTGGCTGAAAAGCTTGGCGACGGTCTAAAGGCTACGCCGCAGGTGTTTGTGGAGAAACACTGCGGGAAGCTATATTGGCGGCACTTCAAAGGCTGCAAGCGCATTCTTCTGCGTGATGGTTTTGAGAAGCGCAAGAACGCGGACTATCGAGAGGTTGAAAGATTCTCGGATCTTCATGTCACCTTTACGGAAGAAGGCATGGACGGCTTCGGAGATTTTTCGATCGTGGGAGATGCCTATAGTGAAGGAGGTGGCCCGGCGTATGCGGTAGCTATCCATCTGACCTATATCGACCCCGACCAGGATGACGTGATGTTCATCTATCACTTCATCTCGACGACAAACAACACACCGACCGATCCGGCGGGTAAGTTTGGTCAGGCACTCGCAAAGCTAATCGGCAAGCTCGACTCGGGCGAGTCGAAGCTGTTTGAGAGTGAGGCCATCGCAGAATTTCGAGATCTTCACGCTAAGAAACATTTCCCTGGCCTTGGGTACGTGAAGAAGCTCTCAATGAGGCATCACCTCGAAACGTTAGCCCACTTCCTTGTCTGA
- a CDS encoding RES family NAD+ phosphorylase, translated as MSEDTAMAPRCCADCFGDRGLRNNIIPSLSPVCGACSFCGAQDADVVEPAQLADVFGMLASVYAPSAEGRSLVEWFQADWQLFSNPRLSVAVATELLGQILGDAEVVKQQFAPSAANTSAGLARWETLRDELLYKNRYFLDEALDADRLRELLGHLLADGLPDVWYRARIMASDTPYSVGEMGAPPKRLATHGRANPAGIPYLYLGSLPETAAAEIRPHTGEMACVADFQIAGSLAAIDLRNPRLLVSPFVLADAGAIGQLRADIPFLERLGDELTRPVLPRSAAIDYIPSQYLCEFIKKSGYDGVVYRSSVSSGMNLALFDPDKAAVGTVTQYSVNRVSVDVVPV; from the coding sequence TTGTCTGAAGACACAGCTATGGCACCGCGATGTTGTGCAGATTGCTTTGGTGATCGAGGGCTCCGCAACAACATCATTCCTTCGCTGAGTCCAGTGTGCGGAGCCTGCAGCTTCTGTGGCGCACAAGATGCGGATGTTGTGGAGCCAGCGCAGCTTGCCGACGTCTTCGGAATGCTTGCGAGTGTCTATGCGCCTAGCGCAGAAGGGCGCTCCTTAGTCGAATGGTTTCAAGCCGACTGGCAGCTCTTTTCTAACCCGCGCTTGAGTGTCGCCGTTGCTACCGAGCTCCTTGGGCAAATCCTGGGAGACGCGGAGGTAGTCAAGCAGCAATTTGCGCCTTCCGCCGCGAATACAAGCGCGGGCCTTGCTCGATGGGAAACGCTGAGGGACGAGCTTCTGTACAAGAACCGCTATTTCCTCGATGAAGCGCTCGATGCGGATCGATTGAGGGAGCTTCTTGGTCATCTTCTTGCTGATGGCCTGCCGGACGTTTGGTATCGAGCGAGAATCATGGCTAGCGACACACCATATTCAGTTGGCGAAATGGGAGCGCCGCCCAAGCGCCTCGCCACTCACGGCAGAGCGAATCCAGCTGGAATTCCATACCTTTATTTGGGATCGCTTCCCGAAACGGCCGCTGCTGAAATCCGTCCTCACACAGGTGAAATGGCTTGTGTGGCCGATTTTCAGATTGCTGGCTCATTAGCCGCCATTGACCTACGTAACCCGCGCCTGCTCGTGTCTCCGTTTGTTTTGGCAGACGCTGGTGCAATTGGGCAACTGAGAGCCGACATTCCGTTCCTAGAGCGACTTGGCGACGAGCTCACCCGCCCTGTGCTCCCCAGAAGTGCCGCGATTGACTACATCCCAAGCCAATATCTCTGCGAGTTCATAAAGAAGAGCGGCTACGACGGCGTTGTGTACCGAAGCTCTGTCAGTAGCGGCATGAACTTGGCGCTGTTTGACCCCGATAAGGCTGCAGTGGGAACTGTGACGCAGTACAGCGTTAACCGGGTGTCTGTCGATGTTGTGCCGGTATAG
- a CDS encoding RidA family protein yields MGWDRVVKVNVFLARREDFTEMNRIYAAHVQPGKYPARTTAVTPLPNPDCLLEIECVATLN; encoded by the coding sequence GTGGGCTGGGATCGCGTGGTCAAGGTGAACGTGTTCCTGGCTAGACGCGAGGACTTCACGGAGATGAACCGCATCTACGCCGCGCACGTCCAGCCCGGCAAATACCCGGCCCGCACCACCGCTGTGACGCCGCTGCCGAACCCCGACTGCCTGCTGGAGATCGAGTGCGTGGCGACACTGAACTAG